The window CGGCCCCGCCTTCCCGATCACTTGCCCGCCGGATGCTGTGCTGGTCGGCACGACCTGCATCGACAAGTACGAGGCCAGCGTCTGGCAGACCGCCGATGCTGCACTGATCGCGAAGATCAAGGACGGCACCGTCACCCTGGCCGACATGACTGGAGCCGGCGCAACCCAGCTTGGACTCGCCATTGGCGACCTAGCCGCCGCCGGTTGCCCGGACACCGGTAACGGCTGCGGCGATTTCTACGCCGTCTCGATCCCGGGGGTGACGCCCTCGGCCTCTATCACGTGGTTTCAGGCGGCCACTGCGGCCCGGAATGCGGGCAAGCGGCTGCCGACCAACGCCGAGTGGCAGGCCGCAGCCCTGGGGACCCCGGATACCGCCGGAGCCGACGACGGGAGCACCACGTGTAACACCGACAATCGGGCTCCCGGGGTAACAGCCACGGGATCCCGGTCGGCCTGCGTCTCGGACGTGGGGGCCTTCGACATGGTGGGCAACCTCTGGGAGTGGGTGGCCGACTGGACACCGCTCAGCACAGCCTGTATTACGGATCTGTTCGGTTCGGGTGACTGGAACTGCCTGGCTGGAGCCTCTCTGACCGCCGGCCCCGGCGCGTTGCTTCGCGGCGGCGGCTGGAACGAAGGCTCGGATGCCGGGGTCTTTGCCGTGGTCGGCAGCGACGTCCCGTGGTACGCGAGCAGCGGCATCGGGTTCCGGTGCGCCCGCTAGTCGTCCTGCCCTTAGCCCTTTGATTATTTGACCGTTGGCGCCCTGCGGGTGAGTGGTCGGGAACCTGTCGAAAGGTCCCTCCGCCCGCAGGGCGCACTGTGGAGCGTGCGACAATGCGAGGAGGTGTAAGCCCCGGGCTGAGGAACGAAACCCAGCTATCCTGCTAAGATTGCCGGATTGGAAGCCTGACATGACGGGCCAGTAGGTCAAAATGCTTGTCGGCGTGAAGAAGGCCGCATGAGTAGTTTAGAGCAACTGCGGCAATAAGCTGATCCGTCGCCGGAATGGACAACGCCTCCAGTCGCAACATGTGAGCAATCCGATGTCCGCGTGCCACCTGCAAGTTCCAGGACGATCATCTCGCAGGTCGCTGCGCGCCCTTCGGTAAGCAAGTCGCGGACCTGTTCTCTGACAATAACATTGCCTGAAGGCCGCAACGCATGGATCCAGGCCGAGGTGTCGATCAGCACCCATCCGTCAGCCATCGGCCCGCAATGTGGCAAGCCTCTCTGGCGTCAGGTCAAGGGGAAGGTGGCCCGGCTTGCCCTGAAGTTCTGTCTGAGCCACCCGGCTGTGTCAACCGTAATCCCCGGGATGCGCCGCCGGAGCATGTAGAGGCCAACTGCTCGGTCTCCGGCGGCAAGCCGCTGCCGCCCGACACCCTCGCCGCCCTGCGCGCCCACGCTTGGCCCAGGAATTTTTATCAATAGGCGGAGCCAGACCGTTCGCATCCATCGTCCAACGCAGTGTCGGGGACACGTTCATCCGCTACCACCGCCCCAGCCTCGCATCAGTCGCGGCCAAGTACGCTACGCAGCTCTGGAAAGTCAACCTATTGACCATCGCCGGTAGTGTTCTGATTAGCTTCCACTCATGGTCTCCATGGGAGATCTAAACAGGCGCTCCTTTCTTGTTACACGGTCAATAAGATTAAGCGATAATTCAGGGGGCTTGAACCTCTTCGGATCCCGATACTCTGGCCAAAGATTGCTCACAATGGTTCCTCGTTCTAAAACAAACACAAGTGCTCCAATCGCTTGCTTGCTTGATTCGATGTCAACGGCAATCGGAAACAGTTTTGCTGTGCCGATCTTGAGATCAGCCGGAATGTGACCGAGGTAAGGATAGAGGATAATAATAGAATCGCTTCCAGCTAGTTTGACGTAAAGTTCCGCGCTGATTACCATCGGGCGCTCAGACCTATTAACAATCGACATATCACCGAAAATGAAGACAACCCCCCGCATGTCGGAGCGTTCAGCGCTCGCCTCCAAGCCTGTCTGCATACCAACGGCCAGCATGGGGCTCTGTGTAGAACCACGACGGTAAGTCAGAAACCATGCGGCGCCGCCAAATATGAGCGCACCTATGAGCGCGGCTATTCCGACGAAAGCCACAGGGGAACTCGCTCCCAGTCTTCCAAGCCTATCTCCGACTGGCTTAGAGGTTGCCACGAGAAACAGAACAATTACCACTGCCGCAACCCATATTCCTATAGCAGCCCAAGGGTTTTCCCAGCCACTCAGTTGAAACCCCAAGCCCACCAGTAGCGGCAGAACGATGGCTGAAATAGCTTGTCGCACGGTAGAACCGTATCATAGAGCCAGGTATAAAGTAAACAAAGTCGAATTAGGATACCACCACCATCGCCGACCTCCTTGGCGGCCGGCAGAAAGCCCAGAAGACCCCCTTCGAAGCTGGCGGGGTCTATGATCAGACCTACCCGCCAGATTGGCAAATTGAACCTGAAAGGTTGGTGTGCTGTTCTGCTTCCCGTGTAGACAGGTCTCTGCTTATTGGGATGGAGATCCCCAGGAGGGTACGCAGACGTGGACGACACCTGGAAAGACTACGTGATTGCGACCTATCGGCTCGGCGGCGGAGGCGATTGGACGCGGAAGGCCGAGACGATCGCACTGGGCATGACGGTCGGCAGTTGGCCCGGCCTGTCCGCCGCACGACAGGCGGCCCTTCAGCGTCACGTCGGTCGCGTGGTAGCGGTGGACGCGGGCCTGATTCGGATCGCCTACCCCCTCGCAAATCTCACGCCCGACCTGCCGGCGTTGCTGACTGCCTCCTTTGGCAAGCTCTCCATGGACGGGAAGATCCGCCTGCTGGATCTGACCCTGCCGCCCAGCTTTGCCACCGCCTTTCCCGGACGTTTCTGAGGCGCCTTCGGTGGAAACGTACAGGTTGCCTTGATGATCAGCGGCGAGCCCTTTAGGTTTTCTGAATCCTGAGGCGAGAATTGAGAGTTGGCCATTCGGAGCTCGCGCGAGGACAAGCCCCTTCGCCTTTTCTCCTTTCAACGCTTCAGCGGCGATGTAGAGAATGCCTTCGTCGCCGACGGCGAGCCCTTGAGGTTTTTTGAGATCTTCAATCAGGGACTGAACGTGGCCATCGGGAAAAAGCTGAAGTACCCGGCCTGTGTGCTCTTCCGAGAGGTACAGGACGTCATGGGCATCGATGGCGAGAAAGGCGGGGTCCCTTAAACCCTCAAGGGCAACCTCGACAGGGGCAGAGGCAGCAGGAAGTTGCTGATTCTTGGCGGAGGCGGAAAGGATGAAGAGGCAGGAAAGACTGAGAAGGCATAAGAGCGACCCGACCAAACGTTTCACAGTATATGCCCCTTACGGTTAGGGTGATCGAAAAGACATTGCTGCGATTCTCGCCGTAGGGATGGACACGCTGCAACAGGCATTCCAATGAGGTCAGAAAGAGAAAGGAATCACGGCTTGTTACTGTAAGTGGTCAAAAAGCAAAGAAGAAATGGAGGGCGTGACCGAACTATCACCCCATCTGTGTTGGGGTAGATGAGATGGTTTGGAGCTCCAGAGTGTCAAGGATTGTCAGATAGCAGTGACAACAATGGGAAAGGAAGAAAGACCAGTCGCACCAGGCTCATTGTCGACAATCGCATGGAGGGTCGAGTAAGCAGGCGAGGGATGTGACAGCAGACCGCTACCACCCCCGATACGCTCGCCGCGCTGAGAGCTCACGCCTGGGTTAGAAACGTTTATCAGTGAGCAGGGTAGCGGCCCCCCCATTGCAACGATCGGCCCGCGTGAAGGTGTGGCTGGACAATCGGCAGCGCTAGGTTGAGCGACTGAGCGCTGCGCTGACCAGCCGATTGAGACTCACCCCGGATTCAGCGGCCTCTATAGCCAGTTGCCGATGCACGGCGGGTGGGACACGGACCATGAACTTGCCGCTGAAATGCCTGGTGGCGAGCGGCGCTGGGACCGGTTCTGCGTGGCGACGCAAATCGGCCACCACCTCGCGCACGAGCTTCCGGATGCCCCTCAACGCCGTCTCCGGCGTACGCGCCAGCCAGCTCAGGCTCGGCAGCTCAGCGCACAGTCCTACGTATTCGGCATCGTCTTCCGACCAGGTCACCCGATAGGTATATTTGTCATGTGGCTGTGCCATGCTCCATCTCCATCCTGTCGATTGCCTTGAGTACCTGCTTGACCTGATAGACCTTGGCGTATCCCTTATGATTTTGGACATGGACCCGCGGGTCGCCACTCCACGGCGTTTTGTACACTCGATGGCTTCCACTCATCTGCCTGGCTTGCCCGAAATAATGGTCGCAGGCCTTGCACAGGTCGGCAAAGCGAACCCCTGCTGGGTGATGACGCATGACCTCAAGGATCTCTGCGATCGTAGACACTGTAAGATAGTATCAATACTGATACCGACTGTCAAGCATTGGTCTTATGCCGTTTCACTGAGTGAACGGTTACCACATATGTGGGGAGGCGTGGGACGTACCGCACCAACATTCCTTCGCGAGCACATTCAACGGTACATAGCCGTAGAGCAGCAGGCGCCCTGCAGGGCACATCTCTTGTGATCCCGGTGCTGTTGATCGGTGATCTCTGCTCGACTTTCCCGCTCCCGCATGGTATTTTTCCTCTCATTGAGATACACGAGCAGAAGGAGCGGCATCTGTGGACGATACCTGGAAAGACTACGTTATTGCGACCTATCGCCTGGCGGGCGGAGGCGATTGGACGCGGAAGGCCGAGACGATCGCGCTGGGCATGACGGTCGGCAGTTGGCCCGGCCTGTCCGCCGCGAGGCAGGCGGCCCTTCAGCGTCACGTTGGCCGCGTCGTGTCGGTGGACGCGGGCCTGATTCGCATCGCCTACCCGCTCGCGAATCTCACGCCCGACCTCCCTTCGCTGCTCACTGCCACCTTTGGTAAGCTGTCCATGGATGGGAAGATCCGCCTGCTGGATCTCACCCTGCCGCCCACCTTCGCCGCCGCCTTTCCTGGGCCGCAACTGGGGGTAGATGGGGTGCGCGAGCGGCTTGGGGTCCACGGCCGCCCGTTGCTTATGAGCATCTTCAAGTCCTGTGTGGGCCTGACGCTGGCCGAGCTGACTGAGGGCTTTTTTCAGCAGGCGTTGGGCGGTGTGGACCTGATCAAGGACGACGAGATCTTCTTTAACGACACCGACGCGCCCTTCGAGCAGCGGTTGGAGGCGTGCCTGCAAACGGCTGAGCGGGCGCGGCGGGAGACAGGTCAGACGGTGCTGTATGCGATCAACCTGACCGGCCCGGTACATCGGCTTCCCGAGAAGGCCAGACGGGCGGTGCAGCTTGGCGCCAATGCGCTGCTTATTAATGTCCTGCCCTACGGATTTGATCTCTTGCAGCGGCTGGCCGAGGATCCGGAGATCACGGTGCCCCTCGTGGCCCACCCGGCGCTGGCCGGAGCGCTCTATCCGTCCGACGACTACGGCATCGCTGCGCCCCTGTTGTTGGGGACGCTGATGCGGCTGGCCGGGGCCGACCTGGTGCTGTTCCCGTCCCCGTATGGCGGAATGGCCCTGGACCGGACCCAGGCCCTGGATCTGGCCCAGCGACTGACGGACAGGGGTGGCCTGCCCGACCGCCCAAGCTTTCCGGTCCCCTCGGCGGGGATCCATCCGGGCCTGGTGCCGCACATGATGGACGATTTCGGTCTCGATGTCGTGATCAATGCGGGAGGCGGCATTCACGGTCATCCGGGCGGTGCGGCTGCGGGTGGGCGGGCCTTTCGCGCGGCGATCGCCGCCAGCGTAGCCGGCGTTCCTCTGGAGCAGGCCGCTGCGGAGAGTAGCGATCTGCGGATAGCCCTTGACCAATGGGGTGGTGGTACGCCCAGGATCCCTAAAGGATTTCCGGTGGCATGAGCCGGAAGACAGTCATCTTCTGCGACTTCGACGGGACCGCTGCTGAGCAGGAGGTCATTGTTTCGCTCTTTCAGGCGTTCGGGCCGCCCGGATGGGAGGCGGTGCGCGACGCGATCATCGCCGGGACGATGAGCGTACGGGAGGGGGTCGGCGGTATCTTTGCCCGGATTCCGTCGTCCCGGGTCCCGGAGATGATCGAGCATGCTCGACGGATCGCTACCCTGCGGCTCGGGTTTATGGAGTTTCTGGACTACTGTCGGGTGCATGGCCACCGATTTCTGCTGACCAGCGGCGGGGTCGACTTCTTCATCTACCCCATTCTGGATGGGCTCCTGTCGCGGGACCAGATCTACTGCAATGGGAGCGATTGCAGTGGTCCCACGGTACGTATCCTCTGGTCCCATGCGTGCGACGGGCAGTGTCGGGCCGACTGCGGGATGTGCAAGCCCAGCATCATGCGGCGCTTTCCGCCCGAGCAATACCACAGGGTGGTGGTAGGAGACGGCGTGACAGACCTGCAAGCGGCCAAGCTGGCCGACCTGGTGGTGGCGCGCGACCTGCTGGTCGTCAAGTGCCGAGAGGTCGGGATTTCTTATCAGCCATTTGAGACGTTCTACGATGTCATGGCGGTGCTCGATCGTATGGGGGCAGAGGCGTACCGATGACGATGGCGCACCACGCCACAGAGCAGGCCCGAACAGCCCTGGCCGACATCACGGTCGAGTTCGCTCGTCGGAGATGGTTTCCCGGGACCAGCGGCAACCTCTCGGCGCGGGTCAGCGCCCCAGGCGAGCCGCTCCTGCTGCTCGTCTCCACCAGTGGCCGGGATAAGGCGTCGATGACGGCAGCCGACTTCCTGCTCGTGGACGGATCGCTTCAACCGGTGGAGCCCGGAGGTCAGCCTGTGGTGAGCCCAGCCGAACTACGCCCTTCGGCCGAAACAGCGGTTCATGCGCGCATCTACGAGGCCACGGCGTGCGGCTGCGTTGTGCACGTACACACCGTATGGAACAACCTGATCGCGGAACTGTTCGCCTCCCAGGGCGAGGTTGTGCTTCGGGACCTTGAAATGCTCAAAGGACTCGACATCTGGGAGGAAGCGGCCGCGATCCGGGTTCCCATTGTCGAGAATCTTTTTCATCTGCCCACCTTGGCGGCGGCCGTCGTCGCGCGGATGACCGATCCGCGGGTACCCGGCGTGCTCATCCGACGCCATGGCCTGTATGCCTGGGGTGCGAACCCGTTCGAGGCCAAGCGGCACGTGGAGGCCTTCGAGTTCATGTGGGAGTACCTGTGTCGGTGGCGGTCCGTTCAGCAGGGGAGCCCTCTGACAGCGTTAGTCGAAGCGGCGACAAGGGGCGCCTCGTAGGAGACCAAGCATGGCGACAATCAGGTTGGGCCGAGATCACCGGCCCATCGAAACGCCCGCGGAGATGGCGAGCTTTCTCGAGGGCGAGGGTCTTGTCTACCGCAACTGGGATGTGTCGAAGCTGCGAGAAGGGCTACGGAACAACTATGCCCTGACCGAGGCTGAAAAGACGGAAATCCTGGCAGCGTTCATGGAAGAGATAGACGCGCTCAAGGCCGAAGGCGGATATGTGGCGGCCGATGTCGTTGTTTTATTCGAGAAGACCCCCGATCTGGAGACACTGCTCGGCAAGTTCAGCCGGGAACATCACCATAGCGAGAACGAGGTACGATTCGTAGTTGACGGTCACGGTATCTTCACGATCCGCGGGCGGACTGGCCGCTACATCGAGCTGGCGGTGGGCCCCGGCGATCTGATCACCGTGCCTGCGGGGATCCGCCACTGGTTCAACCTGGCTGGGGATCGGCGGATCAAATGCATCCGCCTCTTCCAGGACCCTTCGGGCTGGGCCGCCATCTACGAAGAACCCCCGGCTCACGACCCTCCGGTCCGTCCCTAAGGACCTGTTGCAGGTTGAACGTTAGACACATGCGCGGCATACTCGATCTGCCGGACCGCGCTACGACTTCTTCTGGCCTCCACGCAAGAGGAGTCGTGCGCCGACCCTGCCGACCCTCGCCTCAAGCTCCAGCCAGGTGCGGTTCAAGCCCTCAATCAGTTCACGGTCGGCCAAGTCGGCATAGTGGAGGGGCGGGCACTCGGTCGTGTAATGCGCGGGAATGGGGCAACCGTCGTGAAGCATCTGTTGGGACAGCAATATCTGCTTGAGAGTGACCTCGTATCGGTCCCCACAGGCGTTGCACGGCAATTCTACAGCTATAACTTCGAGAATATCCACAGTCGCTTTACCTCAGTCCACCAACCTGCGCACAGACCCCGGGAATGCTACCAAAGGCCCGAAAAACCTTATAGCGCAGCTAAGCATTATGTCAAGGTGAAAATCAGGTGACCAGTAGTCGGATGCCCGCCGTACTTTCGACGGCAATTCAGGATTACCGGCAAATAACGGAGGACATTGACAGACGCTTGGAGCAAGGTAAGATAGTCACCGCAGATACCACAGAGAAATATAAGTCAAGCCGACGGTAAACGAGGTCTTGTGGAGAAGGTTCTACTCATTGGTATTGGGGGGTTTCTCGGCTCGGTCGCTCGCTACCTGATTAGCGGGTATATTCAGGATCGGACGGGCGAAATCTTCCCTTTCGGCACCCTGGCGGTCAACGTAATCGGCTGCTTTGTGATCGGGGGCCTTTCCGAGCTGGCAGAGGCGCGCGCCTTCCTGTCGCCGGAGACGCGCGCGTTGGTCGTGGTCGGGGTGCTAGGCGGGTTCACAACCTTTTCGACCTTCGGCAACGAGACGGTCAACCTGCTACGGGACGGCGAGTGGGCATTTGCCGTCATGAATCTACTGACCCATGCGGTGTTGGCGATCGGGGCGGTCTGGGTCGGCCGGGCGACGGCGCATGCCGTCTGGAGGTAAGGTGATGGTGATCCCTCAAGAAGGTTATTTGCTTCGGATCTTCGTCGGCGAGAGCGACCGACACTCCGGGAAGCCGCTGTACGAGTGGATCGTCCTGAAGGCGCGCGAACAAGGATTGGCCGGCGCGACGGTGCTGCGGGGGCTCATGGGCTACGGCGCGCATAGCCGACTCCATACGTTCAAGATCGAACGGCTCTCGCTCGACCTGCCGGTGGTCGTGGAGATTGTCGACAGCCGCGAGAAGCTCGAGGCATTCCTCGACCGGATCGACGACGACATCACCGAGGGCCTGGCCACGATGGAGAAGGTCAACGTTCGGTTGTACCGCAGCCGGAAGACTGAGTAGGGGCACATTCAGCGCCGTCGGTCACGCATAACAAAGCAGAATATACACGCCTGTCGTAGCGGGGACCCCCACACCTACAGCGTCGTCGCCACGAGGTCGATTTCGACGCCGGCGCCGCGAGGCAGGGTGGCGACGCCGACTGTCGAGCGGGCGGGCTTGACCTCCCCCAGATACTCGGCGTAGACCTCGTTCATCTTCGCGAAGTTGTTCAGATCGGTCAGGTAGACCGTGGCCTTGATGACATGTTTGAGGGAGCTTCCCCCGGCCTCCAGGACCGCCTTGAGATTGTCCAGGACCTGACGGGTCTGAGCCGAAATATCGCCATCGATCAGCGTCCCGGTGGCCGGGTCCAGCGCGATCTGTCCGGATGTAAAGAGCAGGCCATTGCATTTGATGGCCTGCTCATATGGTCCGATTGCCTGTGGTGCTTTCTCGGTAGTTATTGCCTCACGTGGCATGTATTCCTCCCACTCTCGGTGTCATCCTTTAGTGCCCTCACCCCAACCCTCTCCCTCAAATGGGGGCGAGGGGATCGTTCGAGATTCGTCTCTTTTGATCCTACGCGCTTACGGCGCCCACGACATCATGGATGGTGACAGCCAGCGACTCTGAGATCCCTGCGGCTCGCCGCAGCTCGTCGATGCTGGCCTCGCGCAAACGGCGGAGACTCCCGAACCGGGTGAGCAGCGCCCGGCGGCGCTTGGCCCCGATC of the Candidatus Methylomirabilis lanthanidiphila genome contains:
- a CDS encoding HicB, translated to MAQPHDKYTYRVTWSEDDAEYVGLCAELPSLSWLARTPETALRGIRKLVREVVADLRRHAEPVPAPLATRHFSGKFMVRVPPAVHRQLAIEAAESGVSLNRLVSAALSRST
- the pkn1_1 gene encoding Serine/threonine-protein kinase pkn1, which codes for MGRQIVFALSAAVGIGLALVAGAAWAHGGDPSRIHACVNNESGTVQIIATTGTCRQGWASLDWSITGSQGPQGLQGPAGADGAQGPVGPQGPQGLQGATGPQGPAGPTGVTGPAGPAFPITCPPDAVLVGTTCIDKYEASVWQTADAALIAKIKDGTVTLADMTGAGATQLGLAIGDLAAAGCPDTGNGCGDFYAVSIPGVTPSASITWFQAATAARNAGKRLPTNAEWQAAALGTPDTAGADDGSTTCNTDNRAPGVTATGSRSACVSDVGAFDMVGNLWEWVADWTPLSTACITDLFGSGDWNCLAGASLTAGPGALLRGGGWNEGSDAGVFAVVGSDVPWYASSGIGFRCAR
- a CDS encoding acireductone dioxygenase, giving the protein MATIRLGRDHRPIETPAEMASFLEGEGLVYRNWDVSKLREGLRNNYALTEAEKTEILAAFMEEIDALKAEGGYVAADVVVLFEKTPDLETLLGKFSREHHHSENEVRFVVDGHGIFTIRGRTGRYIELAVGPGDLITVPAGIRHWFNLAGDRRIKCIRLFQDPSGWAAIYEEPPAHDPPVRP
- a CDS encoding protein crcB, which produces MEKVLLIGIGGFLGSVARYLISGYIQDRTGEIFPFGTLAVNVIGCFVIGGLSELAEARAFLSPETRALVVVGVLGGFTTFSTFGNETVNLLRDGEWAFAVMNLLTHAVLAIGAVWVGRATAHAVWR
- a CDS encoding endoribonuclease L-PSP, with the protein product MPREAITTEKAPQAIGPYEQAIKCNGLLFTSGQIALDPATGTLIDGDISAQTRQVLDNLKAVLEAGGSSLKHVIKATVYLTDLNNFAKMNEVYAEYLGEVKPARSTVGVATLPRGAGVEIDLVATTL
- a CDS encoding methylthioribulose-1-phosphate dehydratase is translated as MTMAHHATEQARTALADITVEFARRRWFPGTSGNLSARVSAPGEPLLLLVSTSGRDKASMTAADFLLVDGSLQPVEPGGQPVVSPAELRPSAETAVHARIYEATACGCVVHVHTVWNNLIAELFASQGEVVLRDLEMLKGLDIWEEAAAIRVPIVENLFHLPTLAAAVVARMTDPRVPGVLIRRHGLYAWGANPFEAKRHVEAFEFMWEYLCRWRSVQQGSPLTALVEAATRGAS
- the mtnW_1 gene encoding 2,3-diketo-5-methylthiopentyl-1-phosphate enolase gives rise to the protein MDDTWKDYVIATYRLGGGGDWTRKAETIALGMTVGSWPGLSAARQAALQRHVGRVVAVDAGLIRIAYPLANLTPDLPALLTASFGKLSMDGKIRLLDLTLPPSFATAFPGRF
- the mtnX_1 gene encoding 2-hydroxy-3-keto-5-methylthiopentenyl-1-phosphatephosphatase, which codes for MSRKTVIFCDFDGTAAEQEVIVSLFQAFGPPGWEAVRDAIIAGTMSVREGVGGIFARIPSSRVPEMIEHARRIATLRLGFMEFLDYCRVHGHRFLLTSGGVDFFIYPILDGLLSRDQIYCNGSDCSGPTVRILWSHACDGQCRADCGMCKPSIMRRFPPEQYHRVVVGDGVTDLQAAKLADLVVARDLLVVKCREVGISYQPFETFYDVMAVLDRMGAEAYR
- the mtnW_2 gene encoding 2,3-diketo-5-methylthiopentyl-1-phosphate enolase, which encodes MDDTWKDYVIATYRLAGGGDWTRKAETIALGMTVGSWPGLSAARQAALQRHVGRVVSVDAGLIRIAYPLANLTPDLPSLLTATFGKLSMDGKIRLLDLTLPPTFAAAFPGPQLGVDGVRERLGVHGRPLLMSIFKSCVGLTLAELTEGFFQQALGGVDLIKDDEIFFNDTDAPFEQRLEACLQTAERARRETGQTVLYAINLTGPVHRLPEKARRAVQLGANALLINVLPYGFDLLQRLAEDPEITVPLVAHPALAGALYPSDDYGIAAPLLLGTLMRLAGADLVLFPSPYGGMALDRTQALDLAQRLTDRGGLPDRPSFPVPSAGIHPGLVPHMMDDFGLDVVINAGGGIHGHPGGAAAGGRAFRAAIAASVAGVPLEQAAAESSDLRIALDQWGGGTPRIPKGFPVA